One window of the Leptospiraceae bacterium genome contains the following:
- a CDS encoding alpha/beta fold hydrolase → MELHFLHYPTTSSSKHTVPIVILHGLFGSSKNWMSISKELSQEFEVFAIDARNHGNSPRSSTHTLKDMMEDLKEFIENHRISMPVLLGHSMGGLVAMGFSLVYPELIRSIIVVDIAPKVYPPLHQKEFEVLKTDISQFSSRQEIDAFLANIQPNSAIRQFLMMNLEKTNTGYQWKIHVPPLEKAQYLKGIQELLEHRFEKECLFIKATDSFYIQYEDYPTIRKVFPKAKIIEIKGNHWVHYTNPDEFLKVTKDFLSKLS, encoded by the coding sequence ATGGAACTCCACTTTTTGCATTATCCAACGACTTCGAGTTCAAAACATACGGTGCCGATAGTTATTCTACATGGTTTATTTGGTTCGTCCAAAAACTGGATGAGTATTTCGAAAGAACTTTCTCAAGAATTTGAGGTTTTTGCTATTGATGCAAGAAATCATGGAAACTCTCCCAGGTCATCCACTCATACTTTAAAAGATATGATGGAGGATTTAAAAGAATTTATCGAAAATCATCGTATTTCTATGCCAGTTCTTCTTGGGCATTCTATGGGGGGACTCGTTGCAATGGGATTTTCTTTGGTTTACCCTGAACTCATAAGAAGTATCATTGTCGTAGACATAGCTCCAAAGGTTTATCCTCCCCTTCATCAAAAAGAGTTTGAAGTTTTAAAAACTGATATTTCTCAATTTTCAAGTAGGCAAGAAATCGATGCATTCTTAGCAAATATCCAACCTAACTCCGCAATCCGGCAGTTCTTGATGATGAACTTAGAAAAAACAAACACTGGCTACCAATGGAAAATCCATGTTCCGCCCTTAGAAAAAGCTCAGTATTTAAAGGGCATCCAAGAGCTATTGGAACACCGCTTCGAAAAAGAGTGTCTCTTTATCAAAGCCACCGATTCTTTTTACATTCAATACGAAGACTATCCTACTATTCGTAAAGTTTTCCCCAAAGCAAAAATTATTGAAATCAAAGGAAATCATTGGGTTCATTATACAAATCCCGATGAGTTCTTAAAAGTCACGAAGGACTTTTTATCGAAACTTTCGTAA